A genomic segment from Candidatus Aegiribacteria sp. encodes:
- a CDS encoding glycosyltransferase family 2 protein, translating into MKQIAIIIPCLNEELTVARVISDFQRILPDADIYVIDNNSTDSTASIALENGATVITEKQQGKGIAVRKAFRKIEADIYILIDGDDTYPVEDVNSLLAPIFDDTADIVVGSRLSSKSNSSFRLRNKLGNMFFRLSINVFFKASLTDILSGYRVMTRDFVKRMPILARGFEIETELTIMALNRGFRIVEVPVDLQPRPFNSISKIHVLSDGFRILREIISLFCYYKPLSFFGSLGFVTLIASLLTWILPEAEVSSSAFAPILSIGLALAGLLSISVGGILHVTTRRFQELDHRLDLLNDEVTTAN; encoded by the coding sequence TTGAAACAAATTGCGATTATTATTCCCTGCCTCAATGAAGAACTTACAGTTGCCAGGGTTATCAGTGATTTTCAAAGAATTCTTCCCGATGCAGACATATATGTAATAGACAACAATTCAACCGATTCTACTGCTTCCATTGCGCTCGAAAACGGAGCAACTGTCATAACCGAAAAGCAGCAGGGTAAAGGAATTGCTGTACGGAAAGCTTTCCGGAAGATAGAAGCGGACATCTACATCCTTATAGATGGAGACGACACATATCCTGTCGAGGATGTAAACTCCCTCCTTGCCCCGATTTTTGACGATACCGCGGATATTGTTGTCGGTTCAAGGCTCAGCAGTAAGTCGAATAGCTCTTTCCGCCTTCGGAACAAACTGGGCAACATGTTTTTCCGGTTATCCATTAACGTTTTTTTCAAAGCTAGTCTTACCGACATACTCTCCGGATACAGAGTCATGACCCGAGATTTTGTTAAGAGGATGCCGATACTCGCCAGGGGATTCGAAATCGAGACGGAACTTACTATAATGGCTCTGAACAGGGGTTTCAGAATTGTCGAGGTTCCTGTTGATCTTCAACCGAGGCCTTTCAACAGCATTTCAAAAATTCACGTTCTTAGCGACGGATTCAGAATTCTCCGCGAGATAATTTCCCTGTTCTGCTACTACAAACCGCTCTCGTTCTTCGGAAGTCTTGGATTTGTTACATTGATAGCTTCCCTGCTTACCTGGATTTTGCCTGAAGCAGAGGTTTCTTCCAGTGCTTTTGCTCCGATACTTTCCATAGGACTGGCCCTCGCAGGATTGCTTTCAATCTCAGTTGGAGGAATACTGCATGTAACGACCAGGCGTTTCCAGGAACTTGATCATAGATTGGATTTACTGAATGATGAAGTTACCACAGCCAACTGA
- a CDS encoding T9SS type A sorting domain-containing protein, with product MFSIIALSIILSAQFNLPDTAPDTLDNGMLRVVVTPITSRARAGSLLELYDYTTGQNLTGDKQFAGIQTGSFMPSNGSITCYGDTCAIFECINMIDLSTQETIPVNLTITYTLAGRGLEIIISAIASENVELTSPLEVDFYVDNYEYAIFGNQTAQEERIVDIHGFDGVYRISGDQIVTISGGYPLPDLMWIFPNPSKAIFALNAAPDYDIDSYLSLRLYDVEPPRENCLGPNLCSIMPRDSGGTFFAACVIGSSETAAFISAHPDGFERTASWIMDEIPFIHPDQGDLWGFSTTSSGGERVSAQMIQLLDEHPAMKYNWLILPDGILTTNRDSVWFEPGWEESWSHWHCTWRISTLAPPEYLDWLLGIQEDLYPWADRVNMGSHGYHHTPNADSSFGEFHEFITYEQLEHMERFRMAMLDIDAMELDTNMVRVIRYPGHRTSLSGLRATIAHGFEFYCNGVRWPDYMGGERFIDQYISRYETPEGRLWGTNTVWWGDYNSMYPYEYLSTVLERGKHCLLGSHPISMLEPSLYPLPYDRMDSICTSMEQDYPNFGWLFPIEYGEFLETCWNIDVTAIHLLDNFIEMNFSGATPAGQTAVVLLPDSVINPVVTLDGYIADWELRPGGRIFIDISGLAEGSHSLQVNWSPTAIEQNACFPVDLLTLTAPNPLSGSVLTVCVEGLPSGAGELSISLYDLTGRLMLKKFFETGSESSLYMDFTMSGEVGIIPPGVYILVAECGNHFNTLRIVKTVR from the coding sequence ATGTTTTCAATTATTGCTCTTTCTATCATTCTTTCTGCTCAGTTCAATCTCCCGGATACTGCTCCGGATACTCTCGACAATGGTATGCTCAGGGTAGTGGTCACTCCGATAACAAGCAGGGCGAGGGCGGGGTCATTACTGGAGCTCTATGACTACACCACGGGACAGAACCTTACCGGGGATAAGCAGTTCGCAGGGATTCAGACAGGCTCCTTCATGCCGAGTAACGGAAGTATTACCTGCTACGGTGACACATGTGCTATCTTCGAGTGCATCAATATGATAGACCTCTCCACGCAAGAGACTATACCGGTGAACCTTACCATCACTTATACGCTTGCAGGGCGGGGGCTTGAGATTATTATCAGTGCAATTGCCTCAGAAAACGTGGAACTGACTTCCCCTCTCGAGGTTGATTTTTACGTAGACAATTATGAATATGCCATCTTTGGCAACCAGACCGCACAGGAAGAACGTATCGTTGACATACACGGCTTCGATGGTGTATACAGGATATCAGGAGACCAGATCGTTACCATTTCCGGAGGTTATCCTCTACCCGACCTGATGTGGATTTTCCCTAATCCTTCCAAGGCCATCTTCGCCCTGAATGCCGCTCCCGACTACGACATCGACAGTTACCTTTCATTGAGACTCTACGATGTTGAACCTCCGCGGGAAAACTGCCTGGGTCCGAATCTCTGCTCGATAATGCCCAGGGATAGCGGAGGTACTTTCTTTGCTGCCTGCGTAATCGGGAGCTCGGAGACAGCTGCGTTCATCTCCGCTCACCCCGATGGCTTCGAGCGAACTGCGTCGTGGATAATGGACGAGATTCCTTTCATCCATCCCGACCAGGGCGACCTCTGGGGCTTTTCAACAACCTCCTCCGGGGGGGAGCGGGTATCAGCTCAGATGATACAGCTCCTTGACGAACATCCTGCGATGAAATACAACTGGCTCATCCTGCCTGACGGTATACTGACCACCAACAGGGATTCCGTCTGGTTCGAGCCGGGCTGGGAAGAAAGCTGGTCGCACTGGCATTGCACCTGGAGAATATCCACTCTTGCCCCACCGGAGTACCTGGATTGGCTGCTGGGGATACAGGAGGATTTGTATCCATGGGCGGACCGTGTGAACATGGGCAGTCACGGCTATCATCACACCCCGAATGCTGACTCTTCCTTCGGCGAGTTTCACGAATTCATCACCTACGAGCAACTGGAACATATGGAGCGGTTCCGTATGGCTATGCTTGATATCGATGCAATGGAACTTGACACGAACATGGTCAGGGTCATCAGATATCCCGGCCATAGAACTTCATTGAGTGGCCTCAGGGCAACAATAGCGCATGGGTTCGAGTTCTACTGTAACGGAGTAAGATGGCCTGATTATATGGGAGGGGAGCGTTTTATCGACCAGTACATTTCCAGATATGAGACTCCAGAGGGAAGATTGTGGGGAACAAATACGGTCTGGTGGGGTGACTACAACAGCATGTATCCCTACGAATACCTTTCCACGGTTCTGGAAAGAGGCAAGCACTGTCTGTTGGGGTCTCACCCCATAAGTATGTTGGAACCATCTCTTTATCCGCTCCCCTACGACAGAATGGACAGTATATGTACTTCGATGGAGCAGGACTACCCCAATTTTGGATGGTTGTTTCCCATCGAGTACGGTGAGTTTCTGGAGACCTGCTGGAATATAGACGTGACCGCTATTCATCTGTTGGACAACTTCATCGAAATGAATTTCAGCGGAGCCACGCCTGCCGGGCAAACCGCTGTGGTCCTGTTACCGGACTCCGTCATCAATCCTGTTGTAACCCTCGACGGCTATATCGCGGATTGGGAACTGAGACCCGGGGGCAGGATATTTATCGACATCTCAGGTCTCGCGGAGGGCAGCCATTCCCTCCAGGTGAACTGGTCTCCGACCGCAATCGAACAGAACGCGTGTTTTCCAGTTGATCTTCTTACCCTGACAGCGCCTAACCCTCTTTCCGGTTCTGTCCTCACAGTTTGCGTGGAAGGC